A genomic window from Nicotiana sylvestris chromosome 11, ASM39365v2, whole genome shotgun sequence includes:
- the LOC104228842 gene encoding uncharacterized protein, whose product MKMKNNLFLFQWLLLLIFSRTSISVKSHKIPRLTPLVENILKDSNTLSSSSSSSFTLPKEFETYYYTQTLDHFNYGPKSYSTFKQRYIINSKYWGGSNSSSTIFAYLGAESSIDGDPLGIGFLTDFAPRFKALLVYMEHRYYGKSIPFGTMEEALKDEDRRGYFNSAQAIADYAELLLHVKEKFSAQNSPIIVIGGSYGGMLASWFRMKYPHIALGALASSAPILYFDDITPQNGYYSIVTKDFKEVSNTCYRTIRKSWSIIDKIASRKNGLSYLSRKFKTCSHLNNSSELKDYLDSIYATAAQYNTPPTYPVTVVCGGIDGAHKGSHVLDRIYAGIVAFQGKLKCYNTNLYNQPSETYMGWRWQTCSEMVMPIGRGKNETMFYSDPFNLDEFVDACKSYYGVSPRPHWITTYYGGHDIKLILHRFASNIIFSNGLRDPYSSAGVLQDISHSLRAVHTRNGSHCLDILTSKPTDPEWLTMQRKTEVEIIEGWITKYYADLNALKYGKMP is encoded by the exons atgAAGATGAAGAATAACCTTTTCCTATTCCAATGGCTTCTTTTATTGATCTTTTCAAGAACCTCAATTTCTGTAAAATCTCATAAAATCCCAAGGCTTACACCACTTGTTGAAAATATACTTAAGGATTCTAAtaccctttcttcttcttcttcttcttcttttactcTACCAAAAGAGTTTGAGACTTATTACTATACACAAACACTTGATCACTTTAATTATGGACCTAAAAGTTATTCCACTTTTAAACAAAGATACATAATTAATTCTAAGTATTGGGGTGGTTCCAATTCAAGCTCCACAATTTTTGCTTATCTTGGTGCTGAATCTTCCATTGATGGTGATCCTCTTGGTATTGGATTTCTCACTGATTTTGCCCCTCGTTTTAAGGCTCTTCTTGTTTACATGGAG CATAGGTATTATGGAAAATCAATACCATTTGGAACAATGGAAGAAGCTCTAAAAGATGAAGATAGAAGAGGTTATTTCAATTCAGCACAAGCTATAGCTGATTATGCAGAACTTCTATTGCATGTTAAAGAAAAGTTCTCAGCACAAAATTCTCCTATTATCGTCATTGGAGGATCCTATGGAGGAA TGCTGGCCTCGTGGTTTCGAATGAAGTATCCTCATATAGCACTTGGTGCTCTAGCTTCATCAGCTCCTATTCTTTATTTTGATGACATCACTCCACAAAATGGATATTATTCGATTGTCACTAAGGATTTTAAA GAAGTGAGTAACACTTGCTACCGAACTATACGAAAATCATGGTCTATAATTGACAAGATTGCTTCTAGAAAAAATGGACTCTCCTATCTCAGTCGGAAATTCAAGACTTGCTC GCACTTGAATAATTCTTCTGAATTGAAGGATTATTTGGATTCAATATATGCAACAGCAGCTCAGTATAACACGCCACCAACATATCCAGTGACAGTGGTTTGTGGAGGAATTGATGGTGCACACAAAGGAAGTCATGTTCTTGATCGTATTTATGCTGGAATTGTTGCATTTCAAGGGAAATTGAAATGTTACAACACAAATTTGTATAATCAACCTAGTGAAACCTACATGGGATGGAGATGGCAA aCATGCAGTGAGATGGTGATGCCTATAGGGCGAGGCAAAAATGAAACAATGTTCTATTCAGATCCTTTTAATTTGGATGAGTTCGTAGACGCATGCAAGAGTTACTATGGTGTCTCCCCTCGTCCACACTGGATCACAACTTATTATGGTGGACAT GACATAAAATTAATTCTTCATAGATTTGCCAGCAACATCATTTTCTCTAATGGGCTAAGAGATCCTTACAGTAGTGCAGG ggttttgcaagacatatctcaTAGTCTACGAGCTGTCCACACGCGTAACG gTTCCCATTGTCTAGACATTCTTACTAGCAAGCCAACTGACCCAGAATGGTTAACCATGCAAAGGAAAACAGAGGTTGAAATCATTGAAGGATGGATAACAAAGTACTACGCTGATCTCAACGCCCTCAAATATGGCAAAATGCCCTaa
- the LOC138881631 gene encoding uncharacterized protein, producing MADVVKGNRSQQQGLQLEYYPPIMKEGTKIVRLNLNEVNEQTQKWKAALIGIPQVYLHDEGYFIFKFDTEDDKNKVIQQGPYTVQNRPMILKQWDPDFQLSKELTRNVPIWVIFPSLPIQYWSKENLGRIASYLGKPICSDKLIANCDRISYARILIEMYITQKLPDSLMIEVADGKYREQMLKYEWKPVFCEECLQLEQHKEGCTKAQQAQRQVDQQFMKPKK from the exons ATGGCTGATGTAGTCAAAGGAAATCGATCTCAGCAGCAAGGGCTTCAATTGGAATACTATCCGCCGATAATGAAGGAAGGAACAAAGATTGTTCGATTGAATCTGAATGAGGTGAATGAACAAACTCAGAAATGGAAGGCAGCTTTAATCGG TATCCCACAAGTGTACCTACACGATGAGGGCTATTTTATATTCAAATTTGATACGGAAGATGATAAGAACAAAGTCATTCAACAAGGGCCATACACAGTTCAGAACAGACCTATGATCCTGAAACAATGGGACCCTGATTTTCAGTTGAGTAAGGAATTGACAAGGAATGTGCCTATCTGGGTCATTTTCCCTAGTCTACCAATTCAATACTGGAGCAAGGAAAATTTGGGTAGGATTGCTAGTTACCTAGGCAAACCTATTTGTTCAGACAAATTAATAGCTAACTGTGATAGAATTTCATATGCTCGTATCCTAATCGAGATGTATATAACACAAAAGTTGCCTGATTCTCTGATGATTGAAGTGGCTGATGGAAAATACAGGGAACAAATGTTAAAATATGAATGGAAACCAGTATTTTGTGAGGAATGCCTTCAACTAGAGCAACATAAAGAAGGGTGTACAAAAGCGCAACAAGCACAAAGACAGGTTGACCAACAGTTTATGAAACCAAAGAAATAG